The following proteins come from a genomic window of Panicum hallii strain FIL2 chromosome 8, PHallii_v3.1, whole genome shotgun sequence:
- the LOC112872381 gene encoding cadmium/zinc-transporting ATPase HMA3-like translates to MPGPAVEAAAARGGGDHDGGRRKAAAWEKTYLDVLGICCPAEVALVERLLSPIDGVRAVTVVVPSRTVIVEHDAAAVSQLHIVKVLNKAGLEASIRAYGSGGGGGARRWPSPFIVACGALLAASIFAPLLPALRWLALAAACVGSQPMLLRAFSAAGNLTMDINIVMLIAVAGAVALGNYTEAGAIVFLFTVAEWLETLACTKASAGMLSLMSAVPKHVVLAETGQVVGMRDVGVGTIVAVKAGEVVPVDGVVVGGQSEVDESSLTGESFPVPKQPQSEVWAGTMNLDGYIAVRTTALAENSTVAKMERLVEEAQNSRSKTQRLIDSCAKYYTPAVVVVAAGVVLVPLLLGAHDLKQWFQLSLVLLVSACPCALVLSTPVATFCALLRAARMGLLIKGGNILESLGEVRIAAFDKTGTITRGEFSISAFHVVGNKVEMDQLLYWVSSMERKSSHPMAAALVEYSQTKSIRPEPENVTEFHIYHGEGIYGVISGKHIYIGNKKIMARSSCQEHRIQAVQEMDDHKGVSIGHVICDGDLVGLFSLSDDCRTGAAKAIKELRSMGIKSVMLTGDSAAAAKHAQEQLGGVLEELHSELLPEDKVRLIAKLKATAGATLMVGDGMNDAPALGMADVGLSMGLSGSAAAVETSHATLMSSDILRVPRAVRLGRRTRRTIAANVAFSIGAKAAVLVLAVAWRPVLWVAVLADVGTCLLVVLHSMLLLRDAAAARRACCGGAPSKAHACCGASKSMACCSTARSSHLAGAPNAKGPGDNDCHCCQKQCKPSEHSVVITIPAQAVAEHRKEADAHSMAGEGGGCCGGGASSAAAQGNGEDEVCIIISARTSCSSKARSRCSSPKDAVCCSGGKDSISSPLVELSPCWDLGRDTSQ, encoded by the exons ATGCCGGGACCGgccgtggaggcggcggcggctaggggcGGCGGAGACCACGACGGCGGCCGCAGGAAGGCGGCCGCATGGGAGAAGACGTACCTGGATGTCCTCGGCATCTGCTGCCCCGCCGAGGTCGCGCTCGTCGAGCGCCTCCTGTCACCGATCGACGGCGTGAGGGCGGTCACCGTCGTCGTCCCCTCCCGGACCGTCATCGTCGAGCACGACGCTGCCGCCGTCTCCCAGCTCCACATTG TGAAGGTCCTCAACAAGGCGGGCCTCGAGGCCTCGATCCGAGCctacggcagcggcggcggcggcggcgcccgccggTGGCCCAGCCCGTTCATCGTCGCCTGCGGCGCCCTGCTCGCCGCGTCCATCTTCGCGCCGCTCCTGCCCGCGCTGCGTTggctggcgctggcggcggcctgCGTCGGCTCCCAGCCGATGCTGCTCAGGGCGTTCTCCGCGGCGGGCAACCTCACCATGGACATCAACATCGTCATGCTCATCGCGGTGGCCGGCGCCGTCGCGCTCGGCAACTACACGGAGGCCGGCGCCATCGTCTTCCTCTTCACCGTCGCCGAGTGGCTGGAGACCCTGGCGTGCACCAAGGCCAGCGCCGGGATGCTGTCGCTCATGTCCGCAGTTCCCAAGCACGTCGTGCTCGCCGAGACGGGCCAGGTCGTCGGCATGCGCGACGTCGGCGTGGGCACCATCGTCGCGGTCAAGGccggcgaggtggttccggttGACGGCGTGGTTGTCGGCGGGCAGAGCGAGGTCGACGAGAGCAGCCTCACCGGCGAGTCCTTCCCGGTGCCAAAGCAGCCACAGTCGGAGGTCTGGGCCGGCACCATGAACTTGGACG GCTACATTGCCGTGAGGACAACTGCTCTGGCCGAGAACTCCACGGTGGCCAAGATGGAGAGGCTGGTTGAGGAGGCGCAGAACAGCCGGTCCAAGACGCAGCGGCTCATCGACTCGTGCGCAAAGTACTACACCCCTG CCGTGGTCGTCGTTGCAGCAGGGGTGGTTCTCGTGCCCTTGCTGCTGGGAGCTCATGACCTGAAGCAATGGTTCCAGCTGTCCCTGGTGCTGCTGGTGAGCGCGTGCCCGTGCGCGCTGGTCCTGTCGACGCCGGTCGCCACCTTCTGCGCGCTCCTCCGGGCGGCGAGGATGGGGCTCCTCATCAAGGGAGGTAACATTCTTGAGTCGCTGGGTGAGGTCAGGATTGCGGCGTTCGACAAGACCGGGACGATCACCAGAGGGGAGTTCAGCATCAGCGCATTCCATGTGGTTGGGAACAAGGTTGAAATGGATCAGCTTCTTTACTG GGTATCTAGCATGGAGAGGAAATCAAGCCATCCAATGGCTGCTGCACTTGTTGAGTACTCTCAGACCAAATCTATCCGGCCGGAGCCGGAAAACGTGACTGAATTCCACATCTATCATGGCGAGGGCATCTACGGCGTGATCAGTGGAAAACACATCTACATTGGAAACAAAAAGATCATGGCAAGGTCCTCATGCCAAGAAC ACCGTATACAAGCTGTCCAAGAAATGGATGATCACAAAGGTGTGTCCATCGGTCACGTGATCTGCGACGGCGATCTCGTCGGGCTGTTTTCGCTCTCCGATGACTGCAGAACCGGGGCAGCGAAGGCGATCAAGGAGCTGAGATCCATGGGGATCAAGTCGGTGATGCTCACCGGGGACAGCGCGGCCGCGGCCAAGCACGCGCAGGAGCAGCTCGGCGGCGTCCTGGAGGAGCTCCACTCCGAGCTCCTCCCGGAGGACAAGGTCCGTCTCATCGCAAAGCTCAAGGCGACCGCCGGGGCCACGCTGATGGTCGGCGATGGCATGAACGACGCCCCGGCGCTGGGCATGGCGGACGTGGGGCTCTCCATGGGCCTGTCCGGGTCCGCCGCGGCCGTGGAGACCAGCCACGCCACGCTCATGTCCAGCGACATCCTCCGGGTCCCCAGGGCCGTCCGGCTCGGGCGGCGCACCCGCCGGACCATCGCCGCGAACGTGGCCTTCTCCATCGGCGCCAAGGCCGCCGTCCTCGTGCTCGCCGTCGCGTGGCGGCCCGTGCTGTGGGTGGCCGTGCTCGCCGACGTCGGGACGTGCCTGCTCGTCGTGCTGCACAGCATGCTGCTGCTGAGggacgccgccgcggcgaggCGGGCGTGCTGCGGCGGGGCGCCAAGCAAGGCGCACGCGTGCTGCGGGGCGTCCAAGTCCATGGCGTGCtgctcgacggcgaggtcgtcccacctcgccggagcgccgAACGCCAAGGGACCGGGTGACAACGACTGCCACTGCTGCCAGAAGCAATGCAAGCCGTCCGAGCACTCCGTCGTGATCACCATACCAGCGCAAGCCGTCGCTGAGCACAGAAAGGAGGCGGATGCTCACTCGATGGCGGGGGAGGGCGGGGgatgctgcggcggcggcgcctcgtCCGCGGCGGCGCAAGGGAACGGTGAGGATGAGGTGTGCATTATCATTAGCGCGAGGACGTCCTGCAGTAGCAAGGCCAGGAGTAGGTGCAGCTCGCCCAAGGATGCAGTGTGTTGCTCCGGCGGTAAAGATAGCATCTCGTCACCCCTCGTTGAGCTCAGCCCCTGTTGGGATTTGGGAAGAGATACGAGTCAGTGA